The genomic region AGAATCAAATTTCTTAACCCCTTAAACATATCTCAGGGCAATTTTTTTTCAGCTATTTATAACAACAGCGTATTTTATTTAATACCTAGTATCACTTTCGGGAATCTTATTACCTTCTCCCCTAACTGATATCCTTTTTCAACAACATCGATAATCTTCCCTTTCAAATCATCGCTTGGCGCAGGAATCTGAGTAATAGCTTCATGGTGATCTGAATCAAATTCATCCCCTTGAGCAACCTCAACTTCCTTTAAATTCTTCTGTCCTAAAATATCTTTAAGCTTATTTTGAATTAACTTCACACCATCAACCAATGCTTGATCTTCAGACTTTTCAATCTCCACAATACCGCGGTCAAAATCGTCTAATACTGGTAGTAAAGCAATCATCAATTCGCTATTAGCAGTCTTAAAGAGATCAAATCTCTCTTTTGATGTTCTTCTTTTATAATTTTCAAATTCAGCGAAAAGTCTCAAATATTTATCCTTTTCCTTTGCTAATTCTTCTTTTAACTTCTCCTCTTCCGAAATCTTCTCTTCCGCAACATCTTCTGCAGACTCTTCCTGCTCTTTCAC from Bacteroidota bacterium harbors:
- a CDS encoding nucleotide exchange factor GrpE codes for the protein MSKKKEEKLKDKEVESKVEDTVEENGKTSDDKVKEQEESAEDVAEEKISEEEKLKEELAKEKDKYLRLFAEFENYKRRTSKERFDLFKTANSELMIALLPVLDDFDRGIVEIEKSEDQALVDGVKLIQNKLKDILGQKNLKEVEVAQGDEFDSDHHEAITQIPAPSDDLKGKIIDVVEKGYQLGEKVIRFPKVILGIK